A part of Paenibacillus sp. 481 genomic DNA contains:
- a CDS encoding ATP-binding protein — translation MKDLITDENVLQVLRGYNRWWDTGQINDDFAKPIKRFAYFDAKKSFEHQTIRRHVILTGPRRVGKSTIMYQTINDLLTSNVPSKNILYVSFDHPLLKMSEIDRIIKVYTHNVALGENIYLFLDEIQYAHEWSGWLKTIYDNNPSFRVMATGSASPVLNDKMPESGVGRWVQIQIPTLSFYEYLELRRIDTPVLNENIKPTSLSAMSVPELHDFMGKLQPLEKHFHRYLLIGGFPEIAQSDDVSYGQRIIREDVVDKVLKRDMVSLFKVRHIDELERIFLYLCMTTGNIIEATTISNHMDITRPTALKYLEFLELANLIYTSYPVDMSGKKVLKAKPKVYLADAAIRNAVLLQGEEVLQDADQMGMIVESAVYKHVHTFYYNYNPKVGYFRDSSSQKEIDFVVMMPNAKILIEIKYREHPRIKENEAIVEWSKREGTAASLLITKNGDDYGLLDHAPIMRIPAFAFLYLLGHAEKHRSKRTV, via the coding sequence AAGAGCTTTGAACATCAAACCATACGTCGTCATGTCATTCTTACGGGACCACGTCGTGTTGGTAAATCGACCATTATGTATCAAACGATTAACGATTTGCTAACCTCAAATGTTCCCTCCAAAAACATATTGTACGTTTCGTTCGACCATCCTTTATTAAAAATGTCCGAAATAGACAGGATCATTAAAGTATATACGCATAATGTAGCACTGGGCGAGAACATTTATTTATTTTTAGATGAAATTCAATATGCTCATGAGTGGAGCGGGTGGCTTAAAACCATTTATGACAATAATCCCTCATTTCGAGTGATGGCTACGGGATCAGCTAGCCCTGTATTGAATGATAAAATGCCTGAAAGTGGAGTGGGTAGATGGGTGCAAATTCAAATACCGACCCTGTCTTTTTATGAGTATTTAGAACTCCGCCGCATTGACACACCTGTATTAAATGAAAATATTAAACCAACATCACTTAGTGCAATGAGTGTGCCGGAGCTGCATGATTTTATGGGGAAACTCCAGCCCTTGGAGAAGCATTTCCATCGCTATTTGTTAATTGGAGGATTCCCTGAAATAGCCCAGTCAGATGATGTGTCATATGGACAAAGAATTATTAGAGAAGATGTAGTGGATAAAGTTCTAAAGAGAGACATGGTTTCCCTTTTTAAAGTGAGGCATATTGATGAGCTAGAGAGGATATTTTTATATTTATGTATGACAACAGGAAACATCATAGAAGCTACAACGATTTCAAATCACATGGATATTACACGTCCCACCGCATTGAAATATTTGGAGTTTTTGGAGTTAGCTAATTTGATATATACGAGCTATCCTGTCGATATGTCTGGAAAAAAGGTGTTGAAAGCAAAGCCCAAAGTATATTTGGCGGATGCAGCAATTCGAAATGCAGTATTACTTCAAGGGGAAGAAGTTCTGCAAGATGCTGATCAAATGGGAATGATCGTTGAGTCAGCCGTATACAAACATGTTCATACATTTTATTACAATTATAATCCTAAAGTAGGTTACTTCCGCGATTCTAGCTCACAGAAAGAAATTGATTTCGTGGTAATGATGCCAAATGCAAAAATATTAATAGAAATTAAATACCGTGAACATCCACGAATCAAGGAAAATGAGGCCATAGTTGAATGGTCAAAGCGAGAAGGAACAGCTGCATCGTTGCTCATCACTAAAAATGGTGACGATTATGGATTATTAGATCATGCACCCATTATGAGAATACCTGCGTTTGCGTTCCTGTATTTGTTGGGGCATGCGGAGAAGCACCGCTCCAAGCGAACTGTTTAA
- the rlmN gene encoding 23S rRNA (adenine(2503)-C(2))-methyltransferase RlmN, translating into MNNQSIYGLTLEQLTTWLAEHGHKKFRALQVWDLLYRKRVTEFSDMTDVHKDCLAVLGEHFAIQTLSEHVKQESADGTVKFLFRLQDGNLIETVLMRHKYGLSVCVTTQVGCNIGCSFCASGLIAKSRDLSSGEIVEQVMKVQHHLDRVGQGEKVSNLVVMGIGEPFDNFTNMVDFLRVITDHKGLAIGARRITVSTSGLAGKIVEFADLNLRVNLAISLHAPNNELRTQIMKINRAIPIEKVMDAMDYYFKTTNQKVTLEYILLKDVNDQREHAAQLAELIKDRLNTVKVNLIPYNPVDEHSQYQRTSRDSVKEFYDVLKKAGVNSSVRLEHGTDIDAACGQLRSKQMKKAQEAGSEKDKAPSCSS; encoded by the coding sequence ATGAATAATCAATCCATTTATGGATTAACACTAGAGCAATTGACGACATGGCTAGCGGAACATGGGCATAAGAAGTTTCGGGCCTTACAAGTATGGGATTTGCTTTATCGCAAGCGGGTAACCGAATTCTCAGATATGACCGATGTTCATAAAGACTGTCTCGCCGTTTTGGGAGAACATTTCGCGATTCAAACTTTAAGTGAGCACGTGAAGCAAGAATCCGCAGATGGAACGGTTAAATTTCTGTTCCGGTTGCAGGATGGGAACTTAATTGAAACCGTATTGATGCGTCATAAATACGGTTTGTCGGTCTGTGTGACGACGCAAGTCGGCTGCAACATCGGGTGCAGCTTCTGTGCGAGTGGATTAATTGCGAAGAGCCGCGACTTATCGAGCGGCGAAATTGTCGAGCAAGTGATGAAGGTACAGCATCACCTTGATCGTGTGGGACAAGGGGAGAAGGTAAGCAACCTTGTTGTCATGGGTATTGGTGAGCCGTTTGATAACTTCACCAACATGGTAGACTTTTTACGTGTCATTACGGATCATAAAGGACTCGCCATCGGTGCGAGACGAATTACTGTATCGACGAGTGGCCTTGCAGGTAAGATTGTGGAATTCGCGGATCTGAACTTACGGGTAAACCTTGCGATTTCGTTACATGCGCCTAACAATGAGCTACGTACGCAAATTATGAAAATTAACCGCGCCATTCCGATTGAGAAAGTAATGGACGCGATGGACTACTATTTCAAGACAACGAATCAAAAAGTGACGTTGGAGTATATTTTGCTCAAGGACGTTAACGATCAGCGGGAGCATGCGGCTCAATTGGCGGAGCTTATCAAGGACAGGCTGAATACGGTAAAGGTAAACTTAATTCCGTATAATCCGGTAGATGAGCATAGCCAATATCAAAGAACTTCACGTGATTCCGTGAAAGAGTTCTATGATGTGCTGAAAAAAGCTGGCGTCAATAGCAGCGTTCGTCTTGAACACGGCACAGACATTGATGCCGCGTGCGGTCAGCTGCGAAGCAAGCAAATGAAGAAGGCACAGGAAGCAGGTAGTGAGAAGGACAAGGCTCCTTCCTGTAGCTCTTAA
- a CDS encoding LLM class flavin-dependent oxidoreductase, translating into MFEDGTTHRQQKQVHDVPFSILDLAPIVAGSTAAQSFSHTLDLARHAEQWGYHRYWLAEHHNMPGVASSATSLIIGYVAAGTNTIRVGSGGIMLPNHAPLVIAEQFGTLESMYPGRIDLGLGRAPGSDQLTARALRRGLDSTGQDFPQLLSELRAYLNPAAFGTTGVRAIPGEGLNIPLWLLGSSGFSAQLAGQLGLPFAFASHFAPDYLLPALELYRNSFRPSEALDKPYVMVGVNAIAADTDEEARWLATSQEQQFLNLIRGVPGQLQAPVPVDSMDSLWNEQEKAMVRKMLHYSITGDKTTVQDKLQSFLNETQADELMITAHVHNHQARLHSYEIMAEMMKQSL; encoded by the coding sequence ATGTTTGAAGACGGCACGACACATAGGCAACAGAAACAAGTTCATGATGTTCCTTTTTCCATATTAGATCTTGCCCCGATCGTTGCTGGCAGCACGGCGGCTCAATCGTTTAGCCATACGCTTGACCTTGCCCGTCATGCTGAACAGTGGGGCTACCACAGATATTGGCTCGCTGAGCATCATAATATGCCAGGTGTAGCTAGTTCAGCCACCTCTTTAATTATCGGCTATGTCGCCGCCGGAACGAATACGATTCGGGTAGGGTCTGGCGGCATTATGCTACCTAACCATGCGCCGTTAGTTATTGCGGAGCAGTTCGGCACACTGGAATCAATGTATCCAGGCCGGATTGATCTTGGTCTTGGACGGGCCCCTGGTTCTGACCAGCTTACCGCCCGTGCCCTGCGGCGAGGCCTGGACAGTACGGGGCAAGATTTCCCGCAGCTGTTAAGTGAGCTGCGTGCTTATTTGAACCCAGCAGCGTTCGGCACGACGGGCGTGCGCGCTATTCCAGGCGAAGGGCTGAACATCCCGCTTTGGCTGCTTGGGTCCAGCGGCTTTAGCGCTCAGCTTGCAGGCCAGCTTGGGCTACCTTTTGCCTTCGCGAGCCACTTTGCACCGGACTACTTGCTACCAGCTCTAGAGCTGTATCGCAATAGTTTCCGCCCTTCGGAAGCGCTGGACAAGCCTTACGTGATGGTCGGTGTAAACGCCATTGCGGCTGACACCGATGAGGAAGCTCGCTGGCTTGCTACTTCCCAAGAGCAGCAGTTCCTTAACTTGATCCGTGGAGTTCCCGGACAGTTGCAGGCTCCGGTTCCTGTGGACAGCATGGACAGCCTCTGGAACGAGCAGGAAAAAGCGATGGTTCGTAAAATGCTGCATTACTCCATCACAGGGGATAAGACGACTGTGCAGGACAAGCTTCAGTCGTTCCTGAACGAAACGCAGGCTGACGAATTGATGATTACGGCTCATGTTCATAATCATCAAGCCCGTTTGCATTCTTATGAGATCATGGCAGAGATGATGAAACAAAGCCTATAG
- a CDS encoding glycosyltransferase family 2 protein codes for MAKKQQPQPKGVSIITCTRRAHFIHNVFRNYNRQTWAKKELIIILNKDDMKIAVYKQLAKKYKNVSIYQLPEKTSLGHCLNLGVSKSKYDYVAKFDDDDYYAPKYVAGSVRAIENSKADIVGKRAYYCWLEGKRTLVLRFPKTENKFVRVVAGATLFMKREVLRNVPFSNVSLGEDVQFCTDSRAKGYRLYAGSKYNFAAIRRKNRAGHTWKAKDDYILKRNAKIVPGVRDFRKYVTK; via the coding sequence ATGGCTAAAAAGCAACAACCTCAACCGAAGGGCGTTTCGATTATTACGTGCACTAGACGAGCCCACTTTATTCACAATGTTTTTCGCAACTATAATCGACAAACGTGGGCTAAAAAAGAGCTGATTATCATTTTAAACAAAGATGATATGAAGATTGCCGTCTATAAACAGTTGGCTAAAAAATATAAAAATGTATCCATCTATCAACTACCTGAAAAAACTTCGTTAGGCCACTGCCTGAATCTGGGCGTCAGTAAGTCGAAGTATGACTACGTTGCCAAATTTGATGATGACGATTATTACGCCCCTAAATATGTTGCGGGCTCGGTGCGTGCGATTGAGAATTCTAAGGCTGATATTGTGGGAAAACGCGCTTATTATTGCTGGCTTGAGGGTAAGCGGACGCTTGTTCTTCGCTTTCCTAAAACAGAGAACAAATTTGTACGAGTTGTCGCAGGGGCCACCTTATTTATGAAAAGGGAAGTGCTGCGAAATGTCCCCTTCTCTAATGTTAGCCTCGGGGAAGATGTGCAGTTCTGTACGGATAGTCGGGCCAAGGGATATCGGCTTTACGCGGGTAGTAAGTACAATTTTGCTGCCATACGTCGTAAAAATCGGGCGGGTCATACGTGGAAAGCGAAGGATGATTATATTTTGAAAAGGAATGCTAAAATTGTTCCCGGTGTGCGCGACTTCAGAAAATACGTAACGAAATAA
- a CDS encoding glycosyltransferase encodes MTTSSHWSPSGVSIITCTNRARYMKNVFHNYDKQTWKHKELIIILNNDDMNVHTYKQMAKRYAHVSVYQLPEKTSLGSCLNFGVFKTKYNYIAKFDDDDFYSTSYLADSMDALWRSKADVVGKKSFYCWLGGRKLLILRSPGADHKYVSILPGATLVFRKRVFEHVRFANISVGEDDQFCRDSRAKGYTLYSGGKYNFTAIRRKNASGHTWKITEQRLLHKNVKIVYGVRRFKRYVSR; translated from the coding sequence ATGACTACCAGCTCACATTGGAGTCCAAGTGGGGTTTCCATTATTACGTGCACCAATCGTGCCCGCTACATGAAAAATGTGTTTCACAACTACGACAAACAAACATGGAAGCATAAAGAGCTCATTATCATTTTGAACAATGATGATATGAATGTTCATACGTATAAACAAATGGCCAAAAGATATGCACATGTATCCGTCTATCAACTGCCTGAAAAAACTTCGTTAGGCTCCTGCCTCAATTTCGGTGTGTTCAAAACCAAATATAACTACATTGCCAAGTTTGATGACGACGATTTTTATTCTACCTCCTATTTGGCTGATTCCATGGACGCATTATGGCGGTCGAAAGCAGATGTAGTTGGCAAGAAATCTTTCTACTGTTGGCTTGGCGGCAGGAAATTGCTCATCCTGCGCTCTCCAGGGGCCGATCATAAGTATGTGAGTATTCTCCCTGGCGCCACCCTCGTGTTCCGTAAAAGAGTATTTGAACATGTTCGTTTCGCGAACATAAGTGTTGGCGAGGATGACCAGTTCTGTCGTGATAGTCGGGCCAAGGGCTATACCCTTTACTCAGGCGGGAAATATAATTTCACTGCGATTCGTCGAAAAAATGCAAGCGGCCACACATGGAAAATTACAGAACAAAGACTACTGCATAAAAATGTGAAAATCGTATACGGGGTGCGTCGATTTAAGAGATACGTAAGTAGATAG
- a CDS encoding polysaccharide deacetylase family protein, giving the protein MNKHAKTKGDQAQKKVAYLTFDDGPKLVTKRILRTLQRHKVKATFFMLEPQIRQWPGVAQRIVRNGHAVGLHGVTHQVSVFYASSDSVLSEFNQTRRTLREVTGKDTVLVRAPYGSVPYMKPAYLKAVEQAGYRLWDWNVDSDDWRYPSAQFVSLLKKRIIKQSKSDSKLIILLHDKPATARYLPRIIRFLRHKGYVFRRLNATLTPVTR; this is encoded by the coding sequence ATGAACAAGCACGCTAAAACAAAGGGTGACCAAGCGCAAAAAAAAGTGGCTTATCTTACGTTCGATGATGGACCGAAGCTCGTAACGAAACGCATCTTACGCACTTTGCAGCGTCATAAAGTAAAAGCGACGTTCTTTATGCTGGAGCCGCAAATCCGTCAATGGCCGGGAGTTGCGCAGCGTATTGTCCGCAATGGACATGCCGTTGGGCTGCACGGCGTTACACACCAAGTGAGCGTGTTTTACGCATCCAGCGACTCCGTGCTGAGCGAGTTCAACCAGACCCGCAGAACTTTGCGGGAGGTAACAGGCAAGGATACGGTGCTTGTTCGAGCGCCGTACGGAAGTGTTCCGTATATGAAGCCTGCTTATCTGAAAGCTGTAGAGCAGGCGGGGTACCGTCTGTGGGATTGGAATGTGGATAGCGATGATTGGAGGTATCCAAGTGCACAATTTGTCAGCTTGTTAAAAAAGCGGATTATTAAACAAAGTAAATCGGACTCCAAATTAATTATTCTTCTGCACGATAAACCGGCAACCGCCCGCTATCTCCCCCGAATTATTCGCTTTCTGCGGCATAAAGGCTACGTGTTTAGACGGCTGAACGCTACTCTGACCCCTGTTACACGGTAG
- a CDS encoding SRPBCC family protein, which translates to MEQNTPETLQEIRQTIVLNASIQKVWDAVATSEGIAVWFMPNDFKPIEGYEFHLNAGQFGMSPCKVTEIEPPNRLSFDWAQDWKITFQLVDLGEGQTEFTLIHAGWDANKVTEFGQPHTVVRERMGQGWVGIVKALSAYVEA; encoded by the coding sequence ATGGAACAGAACACCCCAGAAACATTGCAGGAGATTCGCCAAACGATCGTACTGAACGCATCTATACAAAAGGTATGGGATGCGGTTGCGACATCAGAAGGAATCGCGGTGTGGTTTATGCCGAACGATTTTAAACCTATAGAAGGCTATGAATTTCATTTGAATGCAGGTCAGTTTGGAATGTCACCTTGCAAAGTAACCGAAATTGAACCGCCTAATCGACTTTCTTTTGATTGGGCACAAGATTGGAAGATTACGTTTCAACTCGTTGATCTCGGTGAAGGACAAACCGAGTTCACTCTCATCCATGCAGGCTGGGATGCGAATAAAGTGACAGAGTTCGGTCAGCCGCATACGGTCGTTCGTGAGCGTATGGGCCAAGGCTGGGTTGGCATCGTAAAGGCGCTGAGCGCTTACGTTGAGGCCTAA